In Spirochaeta thermophila DSM 6578, the following proteins share a genomic window:
- a CDS encoding 1-phosphofructokinase family hexose kinase, translating into MPDIPVPPPPIPPYFLVVCPSPTFQRTLRFDAVRRGAVNRARESSLCVAGKGHNVCRTLSQLGQRAVHLTHLGGLQAPLYLHHAHREGIHVHAVSLPVEIRTCTTVIEADGAVTELVEESPRVPEQASSRLTEAFFQLLSGAHTLILTGKPAPGYPADLYARMAQAASRTGVRLIVDIRGPELEAVLPHRPLVVTPNLEEFSSTFLRGAAASRDQAAAEALRLARAYHTAFAITCGPEPLILAGPDGVEHVPVPRVPAVNTIGCGDAFTAGLALALHRGKPLQEAASFAARCASESARTLIPASLPDPRALILELAG; encoded by the coding sequence ATGCCCGATATCCCCGTTCCTCCGCCCCCCATCCCCCCCTACTTCCTGGTAGTCTGCCCCAGTCCCACCTTCCAGCGCACCCTTCGGTTCGATGCGGTGCGCAGAGGGGCGGTCAATCGCGCCCGGGAGTCATCCCTCTGCGTGGCCGGCAAGGGCCACAACGTCTGTCGCACCCTGAGCCAGCTCGGACAACGCGCCGTACACCTCACCCACCTCGGCGGACTCCAGGCCCCCCTCTATCTCCACCACGCCCACCGGGAGGGCATCCACGTGCACGCCGTCTCCCTTCCGGTGGAGATCCGTACCTGCACCACCGTGATCGAGGCCGACGGAGCGGTCACCGAACTCGTCGAGGAGTCGCCCCGCGTCCCCGAACAGGCATCCTCCCGCCTCACTGAGGCCTTCTTCCAGCTCCTCTCCGGCGCGCACACCCTCATCCTCACCGGCAAACCGGCCCCCGGTTACCCCGCCGACCTCTACGCCCGCATGGCGCAGGCCGCCTCCCGTACAGGCGTCCGCCTCATCGTGGACATACGCGGCCCGGAGCTCGAGGCCGTGCTTCCCCACCGCCCCCTGGTCGTGACCCCCAACCTGGAGGAGTTCTCCTCCACCTTCCTCCGGGGAGCGGCCGCATCCAGGGACCAGGCCGCCGCCGAGGCCCTGCGCCTCGCACGCGCCTACCACACCGCCTTCGCCATCACCTGCGGCCCCGAGCCCCTCATCCTCGCCGGCCCGGACGGAGTGGAGCACGTCCCGGTGCCCCGGGTTCCGGCGGTCAACACCATAGGCTGCGGCGACGCCTTCACGGCGGGCCTCGCCCTCGCCCTCCATCGGGGCAAGCCCCTCCAGGAGGCCGCCTCCTTCGCGGCTCGGTGCGCCTCCGAGAGCGCCCGCACCCTCATCCCCGCCTCCCTCCCCGATCCCAGGGCACTCATCCTCGAGCTCGCAGGCTGA
- a CDS encoding nucleotidyltransferase domain-containing protein, producing the protein MHGKGRRSFPFDSGGAIPEDEVKPLIGKLIREYLGENGLHPERILLFGSRARGDSSKGSDWDILVIVRERLSIQEKRRISRELRRAFAGKLIPVDILIKTAEELPSYESLPGSITREALHRGVPL; encoded by the coding sequence ATGCATGGAAAAGGGCGACGGTCCTTCCCTTTCGATTCGGGGGGAGCAATCCCCGAGGACGAGGTGAAACCGCTCATCGGGAAACTCATCCGTGAGTACCTGGGAGAGAACGGGCTCCATCCCGAGCGCATCCTCCTCTTCGGATCGCGCGCGCGAGGGGACTCCTCCAAGGGGAGCGACTGGGATATCCTCGTCATCGTGAGAGAGAGGTTGAGCATCCAGGAGAAGAGGAGGATCTCGAGGGAGCTGAGAAGGGCCTTTGCCGGAAAGCTCATTCCGGTGGACATCCTCATAAAGACCGCCGAAGAGCTCCCCTCTTACGAATCGTTGCCGGGGAGCATCACGAGAGAGGCGCTCCATCGAGGGGTCCCCCTGTGA
- the manA gene encoding mannose-6-phosphate isomerase, class I, whose translation MTHGSAMKGGRTPVQPGIHLLENSIQHYAWGSPTAFTTFLGIPNPEGTPMAELWMGAHPKAPSYVRLSDGERVPLGDLIERDPVSWLGAAAPRYGNVLPFLFKVLGVTQPLSIQAHPNKEQAREGFERENREGIPLDAPHRNYRDPNHKPEVICAVTPFWALRGFRSPGEIARRFTHPAFEPLEQAVRDLRIDPTPSGLSRFFRTLMTLEPQVKREVVTTASVAFRDHPEPEYQWLLRLADLYPGDIGALAPLYLNLVKLAPGEAMFLPAGELHAYLEGVGVELMANSDNVLRGGCTPKHVDVPELLRVLTFRGKDGVEVLSPREVAPGLWAYDLPTGEFALSCIEADDPVEVEVGSVEILVLLGDHAIFSWEGGTLELSRGQSVVVAAVVGRYEVSVEGRLYRASLPVA comes from the coding sequence ATGACACACGGAAGCGCGATGAAGGGAGGAAGAACGCCCGTGCAGCCCGGTATCCATCTGCTCGAGAACAGCATCCAGCACTATGCGTGGGGGTCTCCCACCGCCTTCACCACCTTTCTCGGCATCCCCAACCCCGAGGGCACGCCCATGGCCGAGCTGTGGATGGGCGCCCATCCGAAAGCCCCCTCCTATGTCCGCCTCTCGGACGGGGAACGCGTACCGCTCGGGGACCTCATCGAACGGGATCCCGTCTCCTGGCTCGGCGCTGCGGCCCCACGCTACGGCAACGTCCTCCCCTTTCTCTTCAAGGTCTTGGGCGTGACTCAGCCGCTCTCCATCCAGGCCCATCCGAACAAGGAGCAGGCACGAGAGGGCTTCGAACGGGAGAACCGGGAGGGCATCCCACTCGATGCACCTCATCGCAACTACAGGGATCCCAACCACAAACCGGAGGTGATCTGTGCGGTGACGCCCTTCTGGGCCCTGCGGGGCTTCCGCTCGCCCGGGGAGATCGCACGCAGGTTCACCCATCCCGCCTTCGAGCCCCTCGAGCAGGCGGTGAGGGACCTCCGGATAGACCCCACTCCCTCGGGCCTCTCCCGCTTCTTCCGCACCCTCATGACCCTGGAGCCTCAGGTGAAACGAGAGGTGGTGACCACGGCCTCGGTGGCCTTCCGGGATCATCCGGAGCCCGAATACCAGTGGCTCCTCCGGCTCGCCGACCTCTATCCCGGTGACATCGGTGCCCTCGCCCCCCTCTACCTCAACCTGGTCAAGCTCGCGCCGGGTGAGGCCATGTTCCTCCCCGCAGGGGAACTCCACGCCTATCTCGAGGGCGTGGGGGTGGAACTCATGGCCAACTCGGACAACGTCCTGAGGGGCGGATGCACTCCCAAGCACGTGGACGTGCCGGAGCTCCTCCGCGTCCTCACCTTTCGAGGGAAGGATGGGGTGGAGGTGCTCTCCCCCCGGGAGGTCGCACCCGGTCTATGGGCGTACGACCTGCCCACCGGGGAGTTCGCCCTCTCCTGCATCGAGGCGGACGACCCGGTTGAGGTGGAGGTGGGTTCCGTGGAGATCCTCGTGCTCCTGGGGGACCATGCGATCTTCTCCTGGGAAGGCGGAACCCTCGAGCTCTCCAGGGGACAGTCGGTGGTGGTGGCCGCCGTGGTGGGCCGGTACGAGGTGAGTGTCGAGGGCCGCCTCTACCGGGCCTCGTTGCCGGTGGCGTAG
- a CDS encoding diphosphate--fructose-6-phosphate 1-phosphotransferase — translation MTRISPLQKARYGYVPKLPPVLQDEIARIQAELGQPTEAVADREDLKRLFANTYGKPIATLTRGSNPEAGRRRTVGVILSGGPAPGGHNVICGLFDALKKANRESTLIGFKGGPSGILDDEWIEFTDSLINQYRNTGGFDIIGSGRTKIETPEQFAKALENAKKHGLDALVIIGGDDSNTNAALLAEYFVQQGAPIQVIGIPKTIDGDLKNEYIEASFGFDTATKVYAELIGNIARDAISSRKYWHFIRLMGRSASHIALECALQTQPNVCIVSEEVREKNMTLSQIVDQIVDAVVKRAAKGENFGVVLVPEGLIEFIPEVGALIDELNTLLAKEAEVFNRIDDPRERISWVKGKLSGNNQRVFSSLPETIQAQLLMDRDPHGNVQVSRIETERLLIEMVSSRLKTLKGEGAYKGKFSALNHFFGYEARCAFPSNFDADYCYALGFTAFVLIANGLTGYIAAIKNLARPAVEWKPMGIPLTMMMNMEKRHGKMKPVIRKALVDLEGAPFKRFAAQRDAWATESAYVFPGAIQYYGPDDVCNQPTMTLKLEQGLE, via the coding sequence ATGACACGGATATCCCCGCTTCAGAAGGCCAGATATGGATACGTCCCCAAGCTGCCTCCCGTGCTTCAGGACGAGATCGCCAGGATCCAGGCGGAACTGGGACAGCCCACCGAGGCGGTGGCCGACAGGGAAGACCTCAAGCGTCTGTTTGCGAACACCTATGGGAAGCCCATCGCCACCCTCACCAGGGGATCCAACCCCGAGGCGGGGAGGAGGCGGACCGTGGGGGTGATCCTCTCGGGCGGGCCTGCACCCGGCGGCCATAACGTGATCTGCGGCCTCTTCGACGCCCTCAAGAAGGCGAACAGGGAGTCCACGCTCATCGGTTTCAAGGGAGGGCCTTCCGGCATCCTCGACGACGAGTGGATCGAGTTCACCGACTCGCTCATCAACCAGTACCGGAACACCGGGGGGTTCGACATCATCGGCTCGGGACGAACCAAGATCGAGACGCCCGAGCAGTTCGCAAAGGCCCTCGAGAACGCGAAGAAACACGGGCTGGACGCCCTGGTCATCATAGGAGGCGACGACTCCAACACGAACGCCGCCCTGCTCGCCGAGTACTTCGTACAACAGGGGGCGCCCATACAGGTGATCGGAATCCCCAAGACCATCGACGGGGACTTGAAGAACGAGTACATCGAGGCGTCCTTCGGGTTCGATACCGCCACCAAGGTCTACGCAGAGCTCATCGGCAACATCGCCCGGGATGCGATCTCCTCGCGTAAGTACTGGCACTTCATCCGGCTCATGGGCCGTTCGGCCTCACACATCGCCCTGGAGTGCGCCCTCCAGACCCAGCCGAACGTGTGCATCGTCTCGGAGGAGGTGCGCGAGAAGAACATGACCCTCTCCCAGATCGTGGATCAGATCGTGGATGCCGTGGTGAAACGGGCCGCGAAGGGGGAGAACTTCGGGGTGGTGCTCGTGCCCGAGGGGCTCATCGAGTTCATCCCCGAGGTGGGTGCGCTCATCGACGAGCTCAACACCCTGCTCGCGAAGGAGGCTGAGGTCTTCAACAGGATCGATGATCCGAGGGAACGGATCTCGTGGGTGAAGGGGAAGCTCTCGGGCAACAACCAGCGCGTGTTCTCCTCGCTCCCCGAGACGATCCAGGCACAGCTCCTCATGGACAGGGATCCACACGGCAACGTCCAGGTCTCGCGGATCGAGACCGAGCGGCTGCTCATCGAGATGGTCTCCTCCCGGCTCAAGACGCTCAAGGGGGAAGGGGCTTATAAGGGCAAGTTCAGCGCCCTCAACCACTTCTTTGGCTACGAGGCGAGGTGTGCCTTCCCGAGCAACTTCGACGCCGACTACTGCTACGCCCTCGGTTTCACGGCCTTCGTGTTGATCGCGAACGGGCTCACGGGGTACATCGCGGCGATCAAGAACCTCGCCCGGCCTGCGGTGGAGTGGAAGCCCATGGGGATCCCCCTCACGATGATGATGAACATGGAGAAGCGGCACGGGAAGATGAAGCCGGTGATCAGGAAGGCCCTCGTGGATCTCGAGGGTGCGCCGTTCAAGCGGTTCGCAGCACAGCGGGATGCGTGGGCGACCGAGAGCGCCTACGTGTTCCCGGGCGCCATCCAGTACTACGGGCCGGACGATGTGTGCAACCAGCCGACCATGACGCTGAAGCTCGAACAAGGGCTGGAATAG
- a CDS encoding iron-containing alcohol dehydrogenase: MAVRPTVARTPELYAGEGVFDLFPRLVAERGWRRIFLCTGMSSFDGLEPVQEALREIERNGVEWERYPIHGEPSPQVVDEGVRRAREMGAEVVVAVGGGSVLDTGKAVSAGLFLEGSVKDYLEGVGTKFPTGERLPLVAVPTTAGTGSEATSNAVLSEVGPSGYKRSLRHPGYVPDAAFLDPLLHLSCPPSITAAAGMDAISQLVEAFLSTEANPASDALALQGLVLAGRSFLVVVREGGRKVDARLEMAYAAYFSGVCLTSAGLGLVHGLASPMGARFPVSHGLLCANLLPEVMEATVRVLEREGHSSLLTRCALAGEALSGRRPTGTSPPSLLPATLYALREQAGIPSLSGCGITPEDARALAASASHKAHPCIIPREEIASIIISRI, from the coding sequence ATGGCGGTGCGTCCCACTGTGGCCCGGACACCGGAGCTCTATGCAGGGGAAGGGGTGTTCGACCTGTTCCCCCGGCTCGTAGCGGAGCGGGGATGGAGGAGGATCTTCCTCTGTACCGGCATGTCCTCCTTCGACGGTCTCGAGCCTGTACAGGAGGCGCTCAGGGAGATCGAGCGCAACGGGGTGGAGTGGGAACGATACCCGATACACGGCGAGCCCTCGCCCCAGGTGGTGGACGAGGGGGTGCGAAGGGCCCGCGAGATGGGGGCCGAGGTGGTGGTGGCGGTGGGCGGAGGGAGCGTGCTCGACACCGGAAAGGCGGTGAGCGCAGGCCTCTTCCTCGAGGGGAGCGTGAAGGACTACCTCGAAGGAGTGGGGACGAAGTTCCCCACAGGGGAGCGACTCCCGCTCGTGGCCGTGCCCACCACGGCGGGTACGGGGAGTGAAGCCACCTCGAACGCCGTGCTCTCCGAGGTGGGCCCCTCGGGCTACAAACGCTCCCTCCGCCATCCCGGCTATGTTCCCGATGCCGCCTTTCTCGATCCGCTCCTCCATCTCTCCTGTCCCCCTTCCATCACCGCAGCGGCGGGTATGGACGCTATTTCGCAGCTCGTCGAGGCCTTCCTCTCCACCGAGGCCAACCCTGCAAGCGACGCCCTCGCCCTCCAGGGGCTCGTGCTCGCAGGTCGTTCCTTTCTCGTGGTGGTGCGTGAGGGCGGGCGGAAGGTGGATGCGAGGCTCGAGATGGCCTATGCCGCCTATTTCTCCGGCGTGTGCCTCACGAGCGCAGGCCTGGGGTTGGTGCATGGGCTCGCCTCACCCATGGGGGCTCGGTTCCCCGTATCGCACGGCCTCCTGTGTGCCAACCTCCTGCCCGAGGTGATGGAGGCCACGGTGCGGGTCCTGGAGCGGGAGGGACACTCCTCCCTCCTCACCCGGTGCGCCCTCGCGGGCGAGGCCCTCTCGGGTCGGCGTCCCACCGGTACCAGTCCCCCCTCCCTCCTCCCCGCCACCCTCTATGCCCTCCGCGAACAGGCGGGCATCCCCTCCCTCTCGGGATGCGGCATCACACCCGAGGATGCGCGCGCCCTCGCCGCCTCCGCTTCCCACAAGGCCCACCCCTGCATCATACCTCGAGAGGAGATCGCTTCCATCATCATCTCACGCATCTAG
- the queD gene encoding 6-carboxytetrahydropterin synthase QueD yields the protein MAPSYQGDERADKAVYVVRAEGTFAAAHYLASYHGKCETLHGHNYRVRAYAAGRKLDEGGMVLDFGILKKALREVLARLDHTNLNDHPFFQDNPSAERIATYVYEEMVKKLPGTPIWKVEVFETDENLAVYLPYGDTLPPLP from the coding sequence ATGGCCCCATCCTATCAGGGAGACGAGCGCGCAGACAAGGCCGTGTACGTGGTGAGGGCGGAAGGCACCTTTGCCGCAGCCCACTACCTCGCCTCCTACCACGGGAAGTGCGAAACCCTCCACGGCCACAACTACCGCGTCCGGGCCTACGCCGCAGGGAGGAAACTCGATGAAGGGGGTATGGTCCTCGACTTCGGGATCCTCAAGAAGGCCCTCAGGGAGGTGCTCGCACGGCTCGACCATACGAACCTCAACGACCACCCCTTCTTCCAGGACAACCCGAGCGCCGAGCGGATCGCCACCTATGTGTACGAGGAGATGGTGAAGAAACTCCCCGGGACACCGATATGGAAGGTAGAGGTGTTCGAGACCGATGAGAACCTCGCCGTCTACCTTCCGTACGGGGATACGCTCCCACCCCTACCTTAA
- a CDS encoding HEPN domain-containing protein, translating into MNPKDYVRKWLHKGWEDYLTASHELNLPPENEVITSSVCFHSQQAVEKFLKAYLISRGVEFGRTHSIEFLLAFCSREDEDFGSLDPGDLTSYAVDVRYPDEFYTPTLEEARKALERAGEVKDLILRKLGISEREVEES; encoded by the coding sequence GTGAACCCCAAGGACTACGTGCGGAAGTGGCTCCACAAAGGGTGGGAAGACTACCTCACGGCCTCGCACGAGCTCAACCTCCCCCCAGAAAACGAGGTCATCACCTCCTCGGTATGTTTCCACTCTCAACAGGCGGTGGAGAAGTTCCTGAAGGCGTACCTCATCTCTCGCGGGGTGGAGTTCGGGAGAACGCACTCGATCGAATTCCTGCTCGCATTCTGCAGCAGGGAGGACGAGGATTTCGGATCACTCGATCCGGGGGATCTTACCTCTTATGCGGTGGACGTGCGATATCCGGACGAGTTCTATACCCCCACCCTGGAAGAGGCACGGAAAGCGCTCGAACGTGCGGGCGAGGTGAAGGATCTCATCCTCAGGAAACTGGGGATCTCCGAGAGAGAGGTGGAGGAATCCTGA
- a CDS encoding YaiI/YqxD family protein, whose product MARVRIYLDGDSCPVKVREVIFRAAERREVPVYVVHQGRLQLPQGPWIKPVKLPPAPGAADAYILTHAKPWHLVVTRDIPLAAELVERGVPVINDRGTEFTRENVRERLSARHAMKQLRELGLVKTRSRFSHRELRAFAAVFDRVLTRLLGESG is encoded by the coding sequence ATGGCGCGGGTTCGCATCTACCTCGACGGCGACTCGTGTCCCGTGAAGGTGAGGGAGGTGATCTTCAGGGCTGCAGAGCGGCGTGAGGTTCCCGTCTACGTGGTGCATCAGGGAAGGCTGCAGCTCCCGCAAGGCCCGTGGATCAAGCCGGTGAAACTCCCCCCGGCGCCCGGCGCGGCCGATGCGTATATCCTCACCCATGCGAAGCCCTGGCACCTGGTCGTCACCCGGGACATCCCCCTCGCCGCCGAGCTCGTGGAGCGGGGGGTGCCGGTGATAAACGACAGGGGTACGGAGTTCACCCGGGAAAACGTCCGGGAGCGCCTCTCCGCGCGCCACGCCATGAAGCAGCTGAGGGAGCTGGGGCTGGTCAAGACCCGCAGTCGTTTCTCGCACCGTGAGCTGAGGGCCTTTGCCGCGGTCTTCGACCGGGTCCTCACGAGACTCCTGGGGGAGTCGGGGTAG
- a CDS encoding DNA adenine methylase codes for MRTSPSTFRTGIRSHPYLNHQLLAYIGNKRSLLPFLARIFHKVRARTGARTFLDPFAGTGVVSRLARILGIEVTAGDWEFYAYLVNKAYLEIDASELPLLYRHLGGIEEVLSVLNRRGAGEYPRAPYISRYYAPRSLEDADPSSERLFYTPYNARFIDVVRETIEEWYPGWDLPDPAGKEKALLVALLLYGAAKHANTSGLFKAFHRGFGGHGRDALTRILAPIRIPPPVLLEHGPSARTFCEDAFSLVSRIEADLCYLDPPYTIHQYGSNYFMLNTIALWDRPPVSEERDREGKLVHKAGIRSDWKRTWSPFCSRRYAEEAMEALVAQVRAPVLLVSYNTDGIIPCERLVDILSLHGSVEVEVANHTAYRGGRQSIYRKTGTVEYVCILTRGKPASPELRRSLRHALAVKEVEALLSRGFRPALLSRLFRLEGDLLHLSPSLPPVKTIAGYLPQGAPPGLERCSLEELESMRADLSLAACTDKEEEFYVALSILPRLSYRKEVRLLSKRVVWLLSKFAFKKYQCEFSRAVCHLQHLLASSPGAYPLIERDLPRLLERARRRMGKMERQE; via the coding sequence ATGAGAACCTCGCCGTCTACCTTCCGTACGGGGATACGCTCCCACCCCTACCTTAATCACCAGCTCCTCGCCTACATAGGCAACAAACGCTCTCTCCTCCCCTTCCTCGCCCGGATCTTCCACAAGGTGAGGGCCCGCACCGGAGCCCGCACCTTCCTCGACCCCTTTGCCGGCACGGGCGTGGTGAGCCGCCTCGCCCGTATCCTGGGCATCGAGGTGACTGCAGGCGACTGGGAGTTCTACGCCTACCTCGTGAACAAGGCCTACCTTGAGATCGACGCCTCCGAGCTTCCCCTTCTGTACCGGCATCTGGGCGGCATCGAAGAAGTCCTCTCGGTCCTCAACCGTCGAGGCGCCGGTGAATACCCGCGGGCGCCCTACATCAGCCGGTACTACGCCCCCCGCAGCCTCGAAGACGCCGATCCCTCTTCCGAGCGACTCTTCTACACACCGTACAACGCCCGATTCATCGATGTGGTGCGCGAGACCATCGAAGAGTGGTATCCCGGCTGGGACCTCCCCGACCCGGCGGGCAAGGAAAAGGCCCTCCTCGTGGCCCTCCTGCTCTACGGTGCGGCCAAGCATGCCAACACCTCGGGACTCTTCAAGGCCTTCCACCGGGGTTTCGGAGGCCACGGTCGCGATGCCCTCACCCGTATCCTCGCCCCCATCAGGATTCCCCCTCCCGTGCTCCTCGAGCACGGACCGTCCGCCCGTACCTTCTGCGAGGACGCCTTCTCCCTCGTCTCGCGAATAGAAGCCGATCTCTGCTACCTCGATCCGCCGTACACCATCCACCAATACGGCAGCAACTACTTCATGCTCAACACCATCGCCCTGTGGGACAGGCCTCCGGTGAGCGAGGAACGCGACCGGGAAGGGAAGCTCGTTCACAAGGCGGGGATCAGGTCCGACTGGAAGCGCACCTGGTCTCCCTTCTGTTCCCGCAGGTACGCCGAGGAGGCCATGGAGGCCCTCGTCGCGCAGGTGCGGGCCCCTGTGCTGCTGGTGAGCTACAACACCGACGGGATCATCCCCTGTGAACGCCTCGTCGACATCCTCTCGCTCCACGGCTCGGTGGAGGTGGAGGTGGCGAATCACACCGCCTACCGCGGGGGACGGCAGAGCATCTACAGAAAGACTGGCACCGTGGAGTATGTGTGCATCCTCACCAGGGGGAAACCCGCCTCGCCGGAGCTGCGACGATCCCTCAGACACGCCCTTGCGGTGAAGGAGGTCGAGGCCCTCCTCTCGAGGGGCTTCCGACCCGCCCTCCTTTCCCGCCTCTTCCGACTGGAAGGCGACCTCCTCCACCTCTCCCCCTCTCTCCCTCCGGTGAAGACCATAGCCGGCTACCTCCCCCAGGGAGCCCCTCCGGGCCTCGAACGGTGCAGCCTCGAGGAACTCGAGAGCATGAGGGCCGACCTCTCCCTCGCGGCGTGTACCGACAAGGAGGAGGAGTTCTACGTGGCCCTCTCCATCCTCCCCCGACTCTCCTACAGGAAGGAGGTCCGCCTCCTCTCCAAACGCGTGGTGTGGCTCCTCTCCAAGTTCGCCTTCAAGAAGTACCAGTGCGAGTTCAGCCGCGCCGTGTGCCACCTGCAGCACCTCCTCGCGTCGTCGCCGGGCGCCTATCCCCTCATCGAACGAGACCTCCCCCGCCTCCTGGAACGCGCCCGGAGACGGATGGGGAAGATGGAACGGCAGGAGTGA
- a CDS encoding HAD family hydrolase codes for MRIRGVIFDLDGTLLDTLPDLAEAVNTVLARHGFPTHPLEDYRLMVGFGAIIMIERAVPPEARSPERVEALFREFEEEYERRAHLRTRPYPGIPDLLGRLREAGIRLAVLSNKPHHAVEGALAPFFDLSLFDVILGHREGLPPKPDPRGVYEILAAWSDLGPEDVVLVGDSEVDLETARAAGIQAVAVTWGFRTEEELRDAGAGILCHRVEDLYALLSREMSPLR; via the coding sequence ATGAGGATACGAGGTGTGATCTTCGATCTCGACGGCACCCTGCTGGACACCCTCCCCGACTTGGCGGAGGCGGTGAATACCGTACTCGCACGCCATGGGTTCCCGACCCACCCGCTGGAAGACTACCGGCTCATGGTGGGATTCGGCGCCATCATCATGATAGAACGGGCCGTGCCGCCGGAGGCCCGATCGCCCGAGCGGGTGGAGGCCCTCTTTCGTGAGTTCGAGGAGGAATACGAGCGACGGGCACACCTCCGAACCCGCCCCTATCCCGGCATACCCGACCTCCTCGGTCGTCTCAGGGAGGCCGGCATCCGTCTCGCGGTGTTGAGCAACAAGCCGCACCACGCCGTGGAGGGAGCCCTCGCCCCGTTCTTCGACCTCTCCCTCTTCGATGTGATCCTGGGGCACAGGGAAGGGCTTCCACCGAAGCCGGATCCCCGAGGGGTCTACGAGATCCTCGCAGCGTGGAGCGATCTCGGACCCGAGGATGTGGTGCTTGTAGGCGATTCCGAAGTGGATCTCGAGACCGCGAGGGCTGCGGGCATACAGGCGGTCGCGGTCACCTGGGGCTTCCGCACCGAGGAGGAACTGAGGGATGCAGGGGCGGGGATCCTCTGTCACCGTGTAGAGGATCTCTACGCCCTGCTCTCCCGAGAGATGTCCCCCCTTCGGTGA
- a CDS encoding YhbY family RNA-binding protein, translated as MMELRGYQRSALIRMAHDLDPAVYVGKAGLAEGVFRALDDALERNELVKVRFVAWKDEREDLARELAERLGALLVAVIGHVAVFYREASDPERRRVIIPYREEG; from the coding sequence ATGATGGAACTCAGAGGCTATCAGAGGAGCGCCCTCATACGGATGGCGCACGATCTGGACCCGGCGGTCTATGTGGGAAAGGCGGGCTTGGCCGAAGGTGTATTCCGGGCCCTCGACGATGCCCTCGAGAGGAACGAACTCGTGAAGGTGCGGTTCGTGGCCTGGAAGGATGAACGGGAAGATCTCGCCCGCGAGCTCGCGGAGAGGCTGGGGGCCCTCCTCGTAGCCGTGATCGGACACGTGGCCGTGTTCTACCGGGAGGCGAGCGATCCCGAGAGGCGGAGGGTGATCATCCCGTACCGCGAGGAGGGGTGA